The following proteins are encoded in a genomic region of Oncorhynchus gorbuscha isolate QuinsamMale2020 ecotype Even-year linkage group LG11, OgorEven_v1.0, whole genome shotgun sequence:
- the prrt2 gene encoding proline-rich transmembrane protein 2 translates to MALNTNMNPAPAIWPGEEQPSLLDQDASLLSPAPIIAVTVTSPPEMEEQEIHSTTTSFGPCLSQATAGELVIVINEKMENSNGIHPAPADTTSSVISSPPRRQQSISYSHHPHNSKTRKGSRAGSIGYTAFSPRPSISRHSSIATNPPIDRAKPKDYLILAVLACFCPVWPINIVGFVYSVMSKNSLEQGNLDGARRLGRLARMLSTVSLIGGTVIIIACIVNLAINVKS, encoded by the exons ATGGCTCTGAACACAAACATGAACCCAGCCCCCGCCATTTGGCCAGGCGAGGAACAGCCGTCCCTATTGGACCAAGATGCATCATTGTTAAGCCCAGCTCCCATCATCGCTGTGACTGTCACGTCCCCACCAGAGATGGAGGAACAAGAGATCCATAGCACCACCACCAGCTTTGGGCCCTGCCTGAGCCAAGCCACGGCAGGGGAACTGGTCATTGTGATCAATGAGAAAATGGAGAACA GTAATGGTATTCACCCAGCCCCTGCTGACACCACCTCCtcagtcatctcttcacctcccAGAAGGCAGCAGTCCATTTCTTACTCCCACCACCCCCACAACAGCAAGACCCGGAAGGGGAGTCGTGCCGGTTCCATCGGCTACACAGCCTTCTCCCCACGGCCCTCCATCTCACGCCACTCCAGCATCGCCACCAACCCACCCATTGACAGAGCCAAGCCTAAAGACTACCTAATACTGGCTGTGCTGGCTTGCTTCTGCCCTGTCTGGCCAATCAACATTGTGGGGTTTGTCTACTCTGTTATG TCCAAGAACAGTCTGGAGCAGGGCAACCTGGATGGAGCTCGACGATTGGGTCGTCTCGCCAGGATGCTCTCTACAGTTTCACTGATAGGGGGGACAGTCATCATCATTGCCTGCATTGTAAACCTGGCGA